The proteins below come from a single Thunnus thynnus chromosome 10, fThuThy2.1, whole genome shotgun sequence genomic window:
- the c1r gene encoding complement component 1, r subcomponent, with protein MRWTYCIIWFLYASVCECWRLHCSEPVIHGEVRSPQYPQPYPPNLLKQWDLWVPEGHQIQLSLTHLDIKVSAGCYQDSLTVLYHQRVLGKFCGQENSTDYPGKEPIISPGNILTLIFQTSDSTQQRQQHTGFSATYKAIDIDECSKTDTGDGSGPLCSQICVNTQGSYRCSCQHGYKLHLDQHTCVLSCVDCIFDKLEDRLSSPGYPHPSPPFLSCKYIISVEPRFAVTLNFTDNVHIKSADTQQGPSCRLQVTIPDGPTKKPCSEKRPGLIATKSSTVRLDYHTDVEGLSYSWSLDYSTHEVKCPFPGTLAKGRFTPVLSEYFYRDFIHVTCDQGYKLMKDGLEIKKFSAMCQSNGQWHPSLPECQIIDCGEPEPLLNGWLTFHSGRSVVHYHCNEPFYSLGGINISLTCEADGKWRSNHDVVVTPTCIPVCGQPTKLISAYQRIIGGSEAPDDTIPWQVLLSIDGRRGGGMVIGDRWVMTAAHNLIYNGEKASNETVRIFMGLNDLEEFKDSPVYADSIYVHPDYNNTSHVDFNNDIALIKLQNQITFSSSIMPLCLPAEGATYITGMMGLVSGFGLTETAGRRILTNKLNYVQLHVVSQQTCIHSINSLKRTRNHVPSVSSNMFCAGVPDGGKDSCQGDSGGPFALEDNGRFWAAGIVSWGVDCGKPGKYVVFTRVTNYLDWIKKTMLEN; from the exons GTTTCTGTATGCGTCAGTATGTGAGTGCTGGCGGCTGCACTGCTCTGAGCCTGTAATACATGGGGAGGTCCGGTCCCCGCAGTATCCCCAGCCTTACCCTCCCAACCTGCTGAAGCAATGGGACCTCTGGGTTCCCGAGGGCCACCAGATCCAGCTGTCCCTAACACACCTGGATATTAAAGTGTCTGCAGGCTGCTATCAAGACTCTCTTACA GTTCTCTACCATCAAAGGGTCTTGGGGAAGTTTTGTGGCCAAGAAAATTCCACGGATTACCCCGGCAAAGAGCCAATCATTTCTCCAGGCAACATATTGACTCTCATATTCCAAACAAGTGACTCCACACAACAGCGCCAACAGCACACTGGGTTCTCTGCGACATACAAGGCAATAG ACATTGATGAGTGTTCAAAAACGGACACTGGAGATGGCTCAGGTCCACTCTGCTCTCAGATCTGCGTCAACACCCAGGGCTCCTACCGCTGCTCCTGCCAGCATGGTTACAAGCTTCATTTAGACCagcacacatgtgtgt TATCCTGTGTTGACTGTATATTTGACAAGCTTGAGGATCGTCTGTCCAGTCCAGGGTACCCTCACCCCTCACCTCCTTTTCTGTCCTGCAAGTACATAATTTCTGTAGAGCCCAGATTCGCTGTCACTCTTAACTTCACTGACAACGTCCACATTAAGAGTGCAGACACTCAGCAAGGTCCcagctgcaggctgcag GTGACCATCCCAGACGGACCTACCAAGAAGCCGTGTAGCGAAAAGAGACCAGGTCTGATAGCTACAAAGTCTAGCACTGTCAGGTTGGACTACCACACTGATGTTGAAGGCCTGAGCTATAGCTGGAGCCTGGACTACAGCACACATG AGGTCAAGTGTCCATTTCCTGGGACTTTGGCTAAAGGAAGGTTCACCCCTGTCCTAAGTGAATATTTCTACAGAGACTTCATCCATGTGACCTGTGACCAGGGATACAAACTAATGAAG GATGGTCTAGAGATCAAGAAATTCTCTGCCATGTGTCAAAGCAATGGACAGTGGCACCCATCTCTGCCAGAATGCCAAA TAATTGATTGTGGAGAACCCGAACCATTGCTGAATGGATGGTTGACCTTCCATTCTGGCCGTTCTGTGGTTCATTATCACTGTAATGAACCATTTTACTCTCTTGGGGGCATAAATA TTAGCCTAACCTGTGAAGCAGACGGAAAGTGGAGATCCAACCACGATGTTGTTGTCACTCCAACATGCATACCAG TCTGTGGCCAGCCAACAAAACTCATCTCTGCCTATCAAAGGATCATTGGGGGAAGTGAAGCTCCAGATGATACTATCCCATGGCAAGTGTTACTGAGCATAgatggaagaagaggaggtggcATGGTGATTGGAGACCGCTGGGTTATGACTGCAGCTCATAATCTAATATATAATGGAGAGAAAGCATCAAATGAAACAGTGCGG ATTTTCATGGGACTTAATGATCTCGAAGAATTCAAGGACTCCCCTGTGTATGCTGACTCAATCTATGTTCACCCTGATTACAACAACACTAGCCATGTAGACTTCAACAATGATATTGCCTTGATCAAACTGCAAAACCAGATCACATTCAGCTCATCTATAATGCCACTATGTTTGCCAGCAGAGGGTGCCACATACATCACTGGCATGATGGG ACTGGTGTCAGGATTTGGCCTCACAGAAACTGCTGGCAGACGGATTTTAACAAATAAGCTGAATTACGTGCAACTCCATGTGGTCAGCCAGCAGACATGTATTCATTCAATCAATTCTCTGAAGAGGACAAGGAACCATGTGCCATCTGTGTCAAGTAACATGTTTTGTGCTGGAGTCCCAGACGGTGGAAAAGACTCCTGCCAAGGTGACAGTGGAGGCCCCTTTGCTCTGGAGGACAATGGACGATTCTGGGCTGCAGGGATTGTCAGCTGGGGGGTCGACTGCGGAAAGCCAGGCAAATATGTAGTCTTTACCAGAGTCACCAACTACCTGGACTGGATCAAAAAAACCATGCTGGAGAACtga
- the tapbpl gene encoding tapasin-related protein isoform X2 gives MSCPNGVADVVLSCALVEEGVGLGGMGGGSHFTRTPATLVLRDVAVAPDESLEALTPFVPPSIVDPDAILFEAKVSSPDIPKADVLLHADCNEQEVMCEISRYSPRGSQEGSEPAYFMVSLNVEGVDFSTSMILRTLTLERDQSTLIQNKLSLPLSQSGTLPTEVIFLVFTPVKSVSAPLRGDVLLNCGFKQQETPLAQEVGIEWRLQHRGKGRKVLEMKTRLDDLEGSTVVNAERRGSSIDAALVVSEGDASATLTKLKVMDEGTYICTVSIGLFHAQQVIQLHIIQPPSVSLSEEKLVLKSSPQTLSCHCSKYYPLDAQMEWLSLSPTDSEPTLFKDQGSLSSHRQHGDGSYSLSSHLTVPSDISPGTKITCKVSHPALDAPLSISVLVERPEPDSYWWVLGFLVITVLFFYQVMK, from the exons ATGAGCTGCC CTAATGGGGTTGCAGATGTGGTGCTGTCTTGCGCCCTGGTGGAGGAGGGAGTTGGACTGGGTGGAATGGGAGGAGGCTCTCACTTCACCCGGACTCCAGCCACTCTTGTCTTGAGAGATGTTGCAGTGGCTCCTGACGAATCCCTTGAGGCGCTCACGCCATTTGTCCCGCCCTCGATCGTTGATCCAGATGCCATCCTGTTTGAGGCCAAAG TGTCATCACCGGACATCCCCAAGGCAGACGTGTTGCTCCACGCGGACTGCAATGAGCAGGAGGTGATGTGTGAAATAAGCCGTTACTCTCCTCGTGGCTCCCAGGAAGGTTCAGAACCAGCCTATTTTATGGTGTCCCTTAATGTGGAGGGAGTTGATTTCAGCACCTCAATGATTCTGCGGACTTTGACGCTAGAGAGGGACCAGTCAACCCTGATACAAAACAAACTGAGCCTGCCTCTTAGCCAGTCGGGAACTCTGCCAACTGAGG tGATATTCCTGGTGTTTACCCCGGTAAAGTCTGTATCTGCCCCTCTGAGAGGTGATGTTCTCCTCAACTGTGGCTTCAAGCAGCAGGAGACACCCCTAGCGCAGGAAGTGGGCATTGAGTGGAGATTGCAGCATAGAGGAAAAGGACGGAAAGTGCTTGAGATGAAGACACGACTGGATGATTTAGAGGGGAGCACAGTGG TGAATGCTGAGAGGAGAGGCTCGAGCATCGATGCTGCCCTGGTTGTTAGTGAAGGTGACGCCTCTGCGACTCTGACCAAGCTAAAGGTTATGGATGAGGGGACCTACATCTGCACAGTCAGTATAGGCCTTTTCCATGCCCAGCAGGTCATTCAACTCCATATTATTC AACCGCCCAGTGTTTCACTCTCAGAGGAGAAGTTGGTTTTGAAGTCGTCACCTCAGACACTGAGCTGCCACTGCAGTAAATACTACCCACTGGATGCTCAG ATGGAGTGGTTATCCCTCTCTCCTACAGACTCAGAACCCACTCTTTTTAAAGACCAGGGCTCTCTGTCCAGCCATCGGCAGCATGGCGATGGGAGTTACTCTCTGTCATCTCACCTCACTGTGCCCTCCGACATCTCCCCTGGAACTAAAATTACTTGCAAGGTGTCTCACCCTGCCCTGGACGCTCCTCTCTCTATCAGTGTGCTGGTAGAAAGACCTGAACCAG ATTCCTATTGGTGGGTTCTGGGCTTCTTGGTCATCACTGTGCTTTTCTTCTACCAGGTCATGAAATAG
- the tapbpl gene encoding tapasin-related protein isoform X3, with the protein MSCHVVLSCALVEEGVGLGGMGGGSHFTRTPATLVLRDVAVAPDESLEALTPFVPPSIVDPDAILFEAKVSSPDIPKADVLLHADCNEQEVMCEISRYSPRGSQEGSEPAYFMVSLNVEGVDFSTSMILRTLTLERDQSTLIQNKLSLPLSQSGTLPTEVIFLVFTPVKSVSAPLRGDVLLNCGFKQQETPLAQEVGIEWRLQHRGKGRKVLEMKTRLDDLEGSTVVNAERRGSSIDAALVVSEGDASATLTKLKVMDEGTYICTVSIGLFHAQQVIQLHIIQPPSVSLSEEKLVLKSSPQTLSCHCSKYYPLDAQMEWLSLSPTDSEPTLFKDQGSLSSHRQHGDGSYSLSSHLTVPSDISPGTKITCKVSHPALDAPLSISVLVERPEPDSYWWVLGFLVITVLFFYQVMK; encoded by the exons ATGAGCTGCC ATGTGGTGCTGTCTTGCGCCCTGGTGGAGGAGGGAGTTGGACTGGGTGGAATGGGAGGAGGCTCTCACTTCACCCGGACTCCAGCCACTCTTGTCTTGAGAGATGTTGCAGTGGCTCCTGACGAATCCCTTGAGGCGCTCACGCCATTTGTCCCGCCCTCGATCGTTGATCCAGATGCCATCCTGTTTGAGGCCAAAG TGTCATCACCGGACATCCCCAAGGCAGACGTGTTGCTCCACGCGGACTGCAATGAGCAGGAGGTGATGTGTGAAATAAGCCGTTACTCTCCTCGTGGCTCCCAGGAAGGTTCAGAACCAGCCTATTTTATGGTGTCCCTTAATGTGGAGGGAGTTGATTTCAGCACCTCAATGATTCTGCGGACTTTGACGCTAGAGAGGGACCAGTCAACCCTGATACAAAACAAACTGAGCCTGCCTCTTAGCCAGTCGGGAACTCTGCCAACTGAGG tGATATTCCTGGTGTTTACCCCGGTAAAGTCTGTATCTGCCCCTCTGAGAGGTGATGTTCTCCTCAACTGTGGCTTCAAGCAGCAGGAGACACCCCTAGCGCAGGAAGTGGGCATTGAGTGGAGATTGCAGCATAGAGGAAAAGGACGGAAAGTGCTTGAGATGAAGACACGACTGGATGATTTAGAGGGGAGCACAGTGG TGAATGCTGAGAGGAGAGGCTCGAGCATCGATGCTGCCCTGGTTGTTAGTGAAGGTGACGCCTCTGCGACTCTGACCAAGCTAAAGGTTATGGATGAGGGGACCTACATCTGCACAGTCAGTATAGGCCTTTTCCATGCCCAGCAGGTCATTCAACTCCATATTATTC AACCGCCCAGTGTTTCACTCTCAGAGGAGAAGTTGGTTTTGAAGTCGTCACCTCAGACACTGAGCTGCCACTGCAGTAAATACTACCCACTGGATGCTCAG ATGGAGTGGTTATCCCTCTCTCCTACAGACTCAGAACCCACTCTTTTTAAAGACCAGGGCTCTCTGTCCAGCCATCGGCAGCATGGCGATGGGAGTTACTCTCTGTCATCTCACCTCACTGTGCCCTCCGACATCTCCCCTGGAACTAAAATTACTTGCAAGGTGTCTCACCCTGCCCTGGACGCTCCTCTCTCTATCAGTGTGCTGGTAGAAAGACCTGAACCAG ATTCCTATTGGTGGGTTCTGGGCTTCTTGGTCATCACTGTGCTTTTCTTCTACCAGGTCATGAAATAG
- the tapbpl gene encoding tapasin-related protein isoform X1 yields the protein MMMMMMIEVILFGYFMACVSANGVADVVLSCALVEEGVGLGGMGGGSHFTRTPATLVLRDVAVAPDESLEALTPFVPPSIVDPDAILFEAKVSSPDIPKADVLLHADCNEQEVMCEISRYSPRGSQEGSEPAYFMVSLNVEGVDFSTSMILRTLTLERDQSTLIQNKLSLPLSQSGTLPTEVIFLVFTPVKSVSAPLRGDVLLNCGFKQQETPLAQEVGIEWRLQHRGKGRKVLEMKTRLDDLEGSTVVNAERRGSSIDAALVVSEGDASATLTKLKVMDEGTYICTVSIGLFHAQQVIQLHIIQPPSVSLSEEKLVLKSSPQTLSCHCSKYYPLDAQMEWLSLSPTDSEPTLFKDQGSLSSHRQHGDGSYSLSSHLTVPSDISPGTKITCKVSHPALDAPLSISVLVERPEPDSYWWVLGFLVITVLFFYQVMK from the exons atgatgatgatgatgatgattgaagTAATTTTGTTTGGATACTTCATGGCGTGCGTTTCTG CTAATGGGGTTGCAGATGTGGTGCTGTCTTGCGCCCTGGTGGAGGAGGGAGTTGGACTGGGTGGAATGGGAGGAGGCTCTCACTTCACCCGGACTCCAGCCACTCTTGTCTTGAGAGATGTTGCAGTGGCTCCTGACGAATCCCTTGAGGCGCTCACGCCATTTGTCCCGCCCTCGATCGTTGATCCAGATGCCATCCTGTTTGAGGCCAAAG TGTCATCACCGGACATCCCCAAGGCAGACGTGTTGCTCCACGCGGACTGCAATGAGCAGGAGGTGATGTGTGAAATAAGCCGTTACTCTCCTCGTGGCTCCCAGGAAGGTTCAGAACCAGCCTATTTTATGGTGTCCCTTAATGTGGAGGGAGTTGATTTCAGCACCTCAATGATTCTGCGGACTTTGACGCTAGAGAGGGACCAGTCAACCCTGATACAAAACAAACTGAGCCTGCCTCTTAGCCAGTCGGGAACTCTGCCAACTGAGG tGATATTCCTGGTGTTTACCCCGGTAAAGTCTGTATCTGCCCCTCTGAGAGGTGATGTTCTCCTCAACTGTGGCTTCAAGCAGCAGGAGACACCCCTAGCGCAGGAAGTGGGCATTGAGTGGAGATTGCAGCATAGAGGAAAAGGACGGAAAGTGCTTGAGATGAAGACACGACTGGATGATTTAGAGGGGAGCACAGTGG TGAATGCTGAGAGGAGAGGCTCGAGCATCGATGCTGCCCTGGTTGTTAGTGAAGGTGACGCCTCTGCGACTCTGACCAAGCTAAAGGTTATGGATGAGGGGACCTACATCTGCACAGTCAGTATAGGCCTTTTCCATGCCCAGCAGGTCATTCAACTCCATATTATTC AACCGCCCAGTGTTTCACTCTCAGAGGAGAAGTTGGTTTTGAAGTCGTCACCTCAGACACTGAGCTGCCACTGCAGTAAATACTACCCACTGGATGCTCAG ATGGAGTGGTTATCCCTCTCTCCTACAGACTCAGAACCCACTCTTTTTAAAGACCAGGGCTCTCTGTCCAGCCATCGGCAGCATGGCGATGGGAGTTACTCTCTGTCATCTCACCTCACTGTGCCCTCCGACATCTCCCCTGGAACTAAAATTACTTGCAAGGTGTCTCACCCTGCCCTGGACGCTCCTCTCTCTATCAGTGTGCTGGTAGAAAGACCTGAACCAG ATTCCTATTGGTGGGTTCTGGGCTTCTTGGTCATCACTGTGCTTTTCTTCTACCAGGTCATGAAATAG
- the tapbpl gene encoding tapasin-related protein isoform X4 produces MGGGSHFTRTPATLVLRDVAVAPDESLEALTPFVPPSIVDPDAILFEAKVSSPDIPKADVLLHADCNEQEVMCEISRYSPRGSQEGSEPAYFMVSLNVEGVDFSTSMILRTLTLERDQSTLIQNKLSLPLSQSGTLPTEVIFLVFTPVKSVSAPLRGDVLLNCGFKQQETPLAQEVGIEWRLQHRGKGRKVLEMKTRLDDLEGSTVVNAERRGSSIDAALVVSEGDASATLTKLKVMDEGTYICTVSIGLFHAQQVIQLHIIQPPSVSLSEEKLVLKSSPQTLSCHCSKYYPLDAQMEWLSLSPTDSEPTLFKDQGSLSSHRQHGDGSYSLSSHLTVPSDISPGTKITCKVSHPALDAPLSISVLVERPEPDSYWWVLGFLVITVLFFYQVMK; encoded by the exons ATGGGAGGAGGCTCTCACTTCACCCGGACTCCAGCCACTCTTGTCTTGAGAGATGTTGCAGTGGCTCCTGACGAATCCCTTGAGGCGCTCACGCCATTTGTCCCGCCCTCGATCGTTGATCCAGATGCCATCCTGTTTGAGGCCAAAG TGTCATCACCGGACATCCCCAAGGCAGACGTGTTGCTCCACGCGGACTGCAATGAGCAGGAGGTGATGTGTGAAATAAGCCGTTACTCTCCTCGTGGCTCCCAGGAAGGTTCAGAACCAGCCTATTTTATGGTGTCCCTTAATGTGGAGGGAGTTGATTTCAGCACCTCAATGATTCTGCGGACTTTGACGCTAGAGAGGGACCAGTCAACCCTGATACAAAACAAACTGAGCCTGCCTCTTAGCCAGTCGGGAACTCTGCCAACTGAGG tGATATTCCTGGTGTTTACCCCGGTAAAGTCTGTATCTGCCCCTCTGAGAGGTGATGTTCTCCTCAACTGTGGCTTCAAGCAGCAGGAGACACCCCTAGCGCAGGAAGTGGGCATTGAGTGGAGATTGCAGCATAGAGGAAAAGGACGGAAAGTGCTTGAGATGAAGACACGACTGGATGATTTAGAGGGGAGCACAGTGG TGAATGCTGAGAGGAGAGGCTCGAGCATCGATGCTGCCCTGGTTGTTAGTGAAGGTGACGCCTCTGCGACTCTGACCAAGCTAAAGGTTATGGATGAGGGGACCTACATCTGCACAGTCAGTATAGGCCTTTTCCATGCCCAGCAGGTCATTCAACTCCATATTATTC AACCGCCCAGTGTTTCACTCTCAGAGGAGAAGTTGGTTTTGAAGTCGTCACCTCAGACACTGAGCTGCCACTGCAGTAAATACTACCCACTGGATGCTCAG ATGGAGTGGTTATCCCTCTCTCCTACAGACTCAGAACCCACTCTTTTTAAAGACCAGGGCTCTCTGTCCAGCCATCGGCAGCATGGCGATGGGAGTTACTCTCTGTCATCTCACCTCACTGTGCCCTCCGACATCTCCCCTGGAACTAAAATTACTTGCAAGGTGTCTCACCCTGCCCTGGACGCTCCTCTCTCTATCAGTGTGCTGGTAGAAAGACCTGAACCAG ATTCCTATTGGTGGGTTCTGGGCTTCTTGGTCATCACTGTGCTTTTCTTCTACCAGGTCATGAAATAG
- the vamp1b gene encoding synaptobrevin, whose translation MSAPDAAAPGGAPGAPGAPGADGAPAGGPPAPPNTSSNRRLQQTQAQVEEVVDIMRVNVDKVLERDQKLSELDDRADALQAGASQFESCAAKLKNKYWWKNCKMMIMMGIIGVIVVGIIFLYFFY comes from the exons AT GTCTGCCCCAGATGCTGCTGCTCCAGGTGGAGCCCCCGGTGCTCCAGGAGCCCCCGGTGCAGATGGAGCTCCAGCCGGTGGACCTCCCGCCCCACCCAATACCTCCAGCAACCGCAGGCTACAGCAGACACAGGCCCAAGTTGAGGAG GTGGTGGATATCATGAGGGTGAATGTGGACAAGGTTTTGGAAAGGGACCAGAAGCTTTCAGAGCTGGATGACAGAGCGGACGCTCTCCAAGCCGGAGCCTCCCAGTTTGAAAGCTGTGCAGCCAAGCTAAAGAACAAGTACTGGTGGAAGAACTGCAAG ATGATGATCATGATGGGCATCATTGGAGTCATTGTGGTTGGAATAATATTCT TATACTTCTTCTACTGA
- the mrpl51 gene encoding large ribosomal subunit protein mL51 produces the protein MSVLGGLLGAGASFCRSAGTLLHTVRTISTGTCCQIRMHAIPQLKKVDRWTEKRSMYGVYDNIGILGDFKAHPKDLIVAPCWLKAFKGNELQRLIRKKKMVGDRMMTLDRHNLEKRIRFLYRRFNRTGKHR, from the exons ATGTCTGTACTGGGAGGTTTACTGGGAGCTGGAGCCTCCTTCTGTCGGTCTGCTGGGACTCTGCTGCACACTGTCAGGACCATCTCTACTG GTACATGCTGCCAGATCAGGATGCATGCCATCCCACAGCTGAAAAAAGTGGACAGGTGGACTGAGAAGAGGAGCATGTATGGAGTTTATGATAACATAGGAATCTTAG GGGATTTCAAAGCTCATCCCAAAGACCTCATTGTGGCCCCCTGCTGGCTGAAGGCTTTCAAAGGTAATGAACTGCAGCGTCTCAtcaggaagaagaagatggtGGGAGACAGAATGATGACTCTGGACAGACACAACTTGGAGAAGAGGATCCGCTTCCTCTACAGACGCTTCAACCGCACCGGCAAACACCGCTAA
- the LOC137191245 gene encoding lymphocyte activation gene 3 protein-like has product MLLTYFIFGLITFLMTGAQCEVTEVLVEAGSQAILPCKSDSSSPNPPAIVWSQANKGTVWRRQKSGLHYWGAIWSHRVRCPHSQFERGDYSLQINNVREADGGVYTCQVQHRDHLFENVVMLRVIKVSVSPAVPTTGSDVTITCNVTPGPSEDSVQWKLNNSPFVSQTRITSQRVVIPKNVVKEKATMKLTGNWTCVVYSKGKEGRASASLSVKGIIQPPKDNKKVYAAMGSAVTLPCVFSPGLNASEPLWEKLKASYLFNPAPDHLPPSFSQSFLSSQVPWDRSASVEEVGFGDEGKYRCSGTIGEQRLTRYMQLVVAKIDSTTPSKKKASMTLTCQLTDESEVTEYEWVHVTYDLNGTQSVESIQNGKTLSIGKVSDENWGEWACRFYGKEGILGNVTYNVQLMSGLSGKKSAGLSHNTTAVVGLSILLVVLLLILAQMYKNHQRRKRIFQYPALETIVHTISNEREERERSHVKE; this is encoded by the exons atgCTTCTGACGTATTTCATCTTTGGGCTGATTACCTTTCTTATGACAG GAGCTCAGTGTGAGGTAACCGAGGTGCTTGTTGAAGCAGGCTCTCAGGCTATTCTACCCTGTAAAAGCGACTCTTCATCCCCCAATCCCCCTGCCATTGTCTGGAGTCAAGCCAACAAAGG CACTGTTTGGAGGAGGCAAAAGAGTGGCCTGCACTACTGGGGCGCCATTTGGTCCCACCGCGTACGATGCCCCCACTCCCAGTTCGAAAGAGGCGATTACAGCCTGCAAATCAACAATGTGAGAGAGGCGGATGGAGGCGTTTACACCTGCCAAGTGCAACACAGAGACCACCTTTTTGAAAATGTGGTCATGCTTAGAGTCATCAAAG TATCGGTCTCCCCAGCGGTTCCCACTACAGGGAGCGATGTTACAATCACCTGTAATGTGACTCCTGGGCCTTCGGAAGACAGCGTGCAGTGGAAATTGAACAACAGCCCATTTGTGTCTCAGACTCGCATCACCTCACAAAGAGTAGTCATCCCTAAAAATGTTGTGAAGGAAAAGGCAACGATGAAACTGACAGGAAACTGGACTTGTGTTGTGTACTCTAAGGGCAAAGAGGGGCGAGCTTCAGCATCTCTGTCTGTTAAAG gAATCATCCAACCacccaaagacaacaaaaaggTGTATGCTGCCATGGGGTCTGCAGTCACACTCCCCTGTGTGTTCAGCCCTGGTTTAAATGCCTCAGAACCACTCTGGGAGAAACTGAAAGCCAGCTATCTTTTTAATCCTGCCCCCGACcaccttcctccctccttctcccaaTCCTTCCTGTCCTCTCAGGTGCCCTGGGACAGGTCTGCCAGTGTGGAAGAGGTTGGGTTTGGGGATGAGGGCAAATACAGATGCTCTGGGACCATCGGAGAACAAAGACTGACTCGATATATGCAGCTCGTTGTTGCCAAAA TTGACAGCACAACCCCATCAAAGAAAAAAGCCTCAATGACGCTGACCTGCCAACTGACCGACGAAAGCGAAGTCACCGAGTATGAGTGGGTTCATGTGACCTATGACCTCAATGGCACCCAGTCAGTTGAGTCCATCCAGAATGGAAAGACTCTTAGCATTGGCAAGGTGTCAGATGAGAACTGGGGCGAATGGGCATGTCGTTTCTATGGGAAAGAAGGCATTTTGGGAAACGTAACATACAACGTTCAACTGATGA GTGGTTTGAGTGGAAAAAAATCAGCAGGTCTCTCACACAACACCACAGCAGTGGTCGGTCTCAGCATCCTGCTCGTTGTTCTGCTGCTGATTCTGGCTCAGATGTACAAAAACCACCAAAGG AGGAAAAGGATCTTTCAGTACCCTGCGCTGGAGACGATTGTTCACACCATCTCCAATGAgcgtgaggagagagagaggagccaCGTGAAAGAGTAA